A genomic region of Mobula hypostoma unplaced genomic scaffold, sMobHyp1.1 scaffold_45, whole genome shotgun sequence contains the following coding sequences:
- the LOC134342108 gene encoding zinc finger protein 239-like — MAHQRVRTGEQPFTCSDCGKGFTKSSKLKVHQRVHTGERPFICSDCGKGFTQSSQLLIHQSVHTAERDFSCSDCGKRFPHSSTLQRHQSVHTGERPFTCSVCGKGFTQSSHLQSHQRVHTGEKPFTCSDCGKGFTKSSNLQIHQRVHSGERPFTCSVCGKGFTQSSTLQRHQRVHTGEKPFTCSDCGKRFTESSTLLAHQSLHTGEWRFTCSECGKGFSQSSKLLAHQSVHTGEWPFTCCECGKGFTRSSKLLAHQRVHTGERPFTCSECEKEFARPSDLQIHQRVHTGERPFACCECGKGFTRSSHLLRHQRVHTW, encoded by the coding sequence atggctcaccagcgagtccGCACTGGGGagcagccgttcacctgctcagactgtgggaagggattcactaaaTCATCTAaattgaaggtacatcagcgcgttcacactggggagaggccattcatctgctcagactgtgggaagggattcactcagtcatctcagctactgatacatcagtcagttcacactgcagaGAGGGATTTCagctgctcagattgtgggaagagATTCCCTCACTCTTccaccctacagagacaccagtcagttcacactggggagaggccattcacctgctcagtctgtgggaagggattcactcagtcatcccacctgcagagtcaccagcgagttcacactggggagaagccgttcacctgctctgactgtgggaagggattcactaagtcatccaacctacagatacaccagcgagttcacagtggggagagaccattcacctgctcagtctgtgggaagggattcactcaatcttccaccctacagagacaccagcgagttcacactggggagaagccgttcacctgctctgactgTGGAAAGCGATTCACTGAATCATCCACCCTATTGGCACACCAGTcacttcacactggggagtggcggttcacctgctcagaatgtgggaaaggattcagtcAGTCTTCCaaactactggcacaccagtcagttcacaccggggagtggccattcacctgctgtgaatgtgggaagggattcactcggtcatccaaattattggcacaccagcgagttcacactggggagaggccattcacctgctctgaatgtgagaAGGAATTCGCTCGGCCATCTGATCTACagatacaccagcgagttcacactggggagaggccgttcgcctgctgtgaatgtgggaagggattcactcggtcatctcatctactgagacatcagcgagttcacacttgGTAG